The following proteins are co-located in the Melanotaenia boesemani isolate fMelBoe1 chromosome 5, fMelBoe1.pri, whole genome shotgun sequence genome:
- the si:dkey-112a7.4 gene encoding uncharacterized protein si:dkey-112a7.4, with the protein MYGASGIPELIPPSGPPRQPGPAGQFNPGHPQVNRHDGGPNPQRLGQRAPKLGQIGRSKKVDLDDEDLDDIMNNNGQCPVSLSPIS; encoded by the exons ATGTATGGAGCTTCAGGTATCCCCGAACTCATCCCACCCAGCGGGCCGCCCCGGCAGCCAGGACCGGCGGGGCAGTTCAACCCAGGACACCCCCAGGTGAACAGACATGACGGCGGGCCCAACCCCCAGAGACTCGGACAGAGGGCACCCAAACTGGGCCAGATCGGTCGGTCCAAGAAAG TGGACCTGGATGATGAAGATCTGGATGACATCATGAACAACAATGGGCAGTGTCCCGTATCCCTGTCACCCATCTCCTAA
- the cldn7a gene encoding claudin-7-A yields the protein MANSGIQLLGFFLSLIGIVGLIIGTILPQWKMSAYIGDNIITAVAMYQGLWMSCAFQSTGQLQCKIYDSILQLDSSLQATRALMIVGIIVSIAGLGVACMGMKCTTCGGNDKLRKSRIAMTGGIILLVGGLCAIVACSWFAHNVIRAFYNPYTPVNTKFEFGAAIFIAWGGSLLDVLGGAMLAASCPRKKQVSKYPSMPGSRSGPPGSTKEYV from the exons atggccAACTCCGGTATCCAGCTGTTGGGCTTTTTCCTGTCTCTGATCGGTATCGTCGGGCTGATCATCGGAACAATTCTGCCGCAGTGGAAGATGTCAGCGTACATCGGGGACAACATCATCACGGCGGTGGCCATGTACCAGGGACTGTGGATGTCATGCGCTTTCCAAAGCACCGGTCAGCTCCAGTGTAAAATCTACGACTCCATCCTGCAGCTGGACA GTTCGCTCCAGGCCACTCGCGCCTTGATGATAGTTGGCATCATTGTGTCCATCGCAGGACTAGGTGTGGCCTGTATGGGAATGAAGTGCACCACCTGTGGGGGAAATGACAAATTACGCAAGTCCCGCATTGCCATGACAGGAGGCATCATCCTGCTAGTGGGAG GGCTGTGCGCCATCGTGGCTTGCTCCTGGTTTGCTCACAATGTCATCAGAGCTTTTTATAATCCTTACACTCCTGTCAACACCAA GTTTGAATTTGGTGCCGCCATCTTCATCGCATGGGGTGGCTCCCTCCTTGATGTCCTGGGTGGAGCCATGTTGGCAGCCTCCTGCCCGAGGAAAAAGCAGGTATCGAAGTACCCATCCATGCCCGGCTCTCGCTCTGGCCCTCCAGGCAGCACCAAGGAATATGTCTGA